In the Opitutia bacterium genome, one interval contains:
- a CDS encoding NAD+ synthase has product MRIGLAQLNTIVGDLAGNRRRILEAYRGLVAQGAELVLFPELIVCGYPPRDLLFKKRFVRDVEESTRAIAAEIGEVPAVVGTVETNSTGVGRPAFNAAAFCHRGQILRSAHKCLLPTYDVFDEDRYFEPATAPTIVEFAGRRIGLTICEDIWTHEMVPTRRLYGAQTPVAQLAGQRCDLVLNLSASPWNCGKGLVRSALVADTARTVRAPVVYVNSIGGNDELIFDGRSLACAANGDLLGGLAAFREELRVIDLGAPATSGSVHLTYTQEELADIYDALVLGVRDYAHKTGFKKALLGLSGGIDSALVAVLAAEALGKENVTGVSLPSVISSQHSKDDAATLARHLGIPFHTVSIADVVGSAEATLAPFFAGTARDIAEENIQARARGLLLMAMSNKFNSLLLTTGNKSELAVGYCTLYGDMCGGLAVISDVFKTQVYALSRWINREREIIPQNTIDKAPSAELRPNQTDQDSLPPYDQLDAILRGYVEQGLSRADLVAQGFPPAVVHDVVRKVDLSEYKRKQAAPGLKITPLAFGVGRRIPIVQKYVS; this is encoded by the coding sequence ATGCGTATCGGATTGGCTCAGCTCAACACCATCGTCGGCGACCTCGCGGGCAATCGCCGCCGCATCCTCGAAGCCTATCGCGGCCTCGTCGCGCAAGGCGCGGAGCTGGTCCTGTTTCCCGAGCTCATCGTCTGCGGCTACCCGCCGCGCGACCTGCTGTTCAAGAAGCGTTTTGTGCGCGACGTCGAGGAGTCCACTCGCGCCATCGCCGCCGAGATCGGCGAGGTGCCGGCCGTCGTCGGCACCGTCGAGACCAACTCGACCGGGGTCGGCCGTCCGGCGTTCAACGCTGCGGCGTTTTGCCATCGCGGACAGATCCTGCGCTCGGCCCACAAGTGCCTGCTGCCGACCTACGACGTGTTCGACGAGGACCGCTACTTCGAGCCCGCTACCGCGCCGACCATTGTTGAGTTTGCCGGACGCCGCATCGGCCTGACGATTTGCGAGGACATTTGGACGCACGAGATGGTCCCGACCCGCCGCCTCTACGGCGCGCAGACTCCCGTCGCCCAACTCGCCGGACAGCGTTGTGACTTGGTTCTCAACCTCTCCGCCAGTCCTTGGAATTGCGGCAAGGGCCTCGTCCGCTCCGCGCTCGTCGCCGACACCGCGCGCACCGTCCGTGCGCCGGTGGTCTACGTGAATTCCATCGGCGGCAACGACGAACTGATCTTCGACGGCCGCAGCCTCGCCTGCGCGGCCAACGGCGACTTGCTCGGCGGGCTCGCGGCGTTTCGCGAGGAGTTGCGCGTCATCGATCTCGGCGCGCCGGCCACGAGCGGCAGCGTTCATCTCACCTACACGCAGGAGGAACTCGCCGACATCTACGATGCGCTCGTCCTCGGCGTGCGCGACTACGCGCACAAAACCGGCTTCAAGAAGGCGCTCCTTGGTCTCTCCGGCGGCATCGACTCCGCGCTCGTCGCGGTTCTCGCCGCCGAGGCGCTTGGCAAGGAAAACGTCACCGGCGTCAGCCTGCCGTCCGTCATTTCCAGCCAGCACTCGAAGGACGACGCCGCGACGCTCGCGCGTCATCTCGGCATTCCATTCCACACGGTTTCGATTGCGGATGTCGTGGGCTCCGCCGAGGCGACGCTCGCGCCGTTCTTCGCCGGCACCGCGCGCGACATCGCCGAGGAAAACATCCAGGCCCGCGCTCGCGGCCTGTTGCTCATGGCGATGTCGAACAAGTTCAACTCGCTCCTCCTCACCACGGGCAACAAGAGCGAACTGGCCGTCGGTTACTGCACGCTCTACGGCGACATGTGCGGCGGACTCGCCGTTATCTCGGACGTGTTCAAGACACAGGTCTACGCGCTCTCCCGCTGGATCAACCGCGAGCGCGAGATCATTCCGCAGAACACGATCGACAAGGCGCCGAGCGCCGAGCTGCGCCCGAACCAGACCGACCAGGACAGCCTGCCGCCCTACGACCAACTGGACGCCATTCTTCGCGGCTACGTCGAGCAAGGCCTGTCGCGCGCCGACCTCGTCGCGCAAGGTTTCCCGCCGGCCGTCGTGCACGACGTCGTCCGCAAGGTCGACCTCAGCGAATACAAGCGCAAGCAAGCCGCGCCCGGCCTGAAGATCACGCCCCTCGCCTTCGGCGTCGGCCGCCGCATCCCAATCGTCCAAAAATACGTGAGCTGA
- the maf gene encoding septum formation protein Maf has translation MCHVPRLILASASPRRRELLAQLGVAFEIVTAAVTEHEAPDADPRHMVLHNAALKADWVSARHPEDFVLGADTTVCIDNHVLNKPADLAEARAMLWRLSGRTHSVFTGLAVRRGVDGLRIDEIVESRVTFRELDEPTISRYLERVHTLDKAGGYAIQEHGELIVASYSGSLTNIVGLPVEETRTLLTRAGLMR, from the coding sequence CTGTGCCACGTGCCGCGCCTTATTCTTGCCTCCGCCTCGCCTCGCCGCCGCGAACTCCTCGCGCAACTCGGAGTCGCGTTCGAAATCGTCACGGCGGCGGTGACCGAGCACGAAGCACCGGATGCCGATCCGCGGCACATGGTGCTCCACAATGCCGCACTGAAGGCGGATTGGGTCAGTGCGCGGCACCCGGAGGACTTCGTGCTCGGCGCCGACACGACGGTGTGCATCGACAACCATGTGTTGAACAAACCCGCCGACCTCGCCGAGGCGCGGGCGATGCTTTGGCGGCTGAGCGGTCGCACGCACTCGGTGTTCACTGGACTGGCGGTGCGGCGTGGAGTGGACGGCCTGCGGATCGACGAGATCGTGGAAAGCCGTGTCACCTTCCGGGAACTCGATGAGCCGACCATCTCGCGTTACCTGGAGCGCGTGCATACCCTCGACAAGGCGGGCGGTTACGCGATCCAGGAGCACGGCGAGCTGATCGTCGCGTCATATTCGGGGTCCTTGACGAACATCGTCGGTCTTCCCGTGGAAGAAACGAGAACACTTTTGACTCGTGCGGGTCTGATGCGCTGA
- a CDS encoding RluA family pseudouridine synthase, translating to MPLGFGVKLLAHDANGLAAFDKPAGVLSHPNSRADEPRSLLTCRYDDAAESWVWTDANGGERRVWLLNRLDGATSGVILVAADGALARAIKEQFARKQIRKVYHALVFGKPSERVQLWRDLLAVQKKGGQVRTSASAGHIPAVTQFSFVRHQQGAFSTSLIKLEPHTGRSHQLRVQCAKRNLPIVGDQTYGDFGLNRAFTKATGEKRLFLHSLETSFSYDFAGATHHFKAHAPLPPEFMAKF from the coding sequence GTGCCGCTCGGGTTCGGGGTCAAGTTGCTCGCGCACGACGCCAACGGCCTCGCTGCCTTCGACAAGCCTGCCGGCGTGCTGTCGCATCCCAACTCGCGCGCCGACGAACCGCGCTCGCTGCTAACGTGCCGCTACGACGACGCGGCGGAGAGCTGGGTCTGGACCGACGCGAACGGCGGAGAGCGACGCGTCTGGTTGCTCAACCGCCTCGACGGTGCGACTTCCGGCGTGATTCTCGTGGCGGCGGACGGCGCGCTGGCGCGGGCGATCAAGGAGCAGTTCGCGCGGAAACAGATTCGCAAGGTCTACCACGCGCTCGTCTTCGGCAAACCCTCGGAGCGGGTGCAACTGTGGCGAGATCTCCTCGCGGTGCAAAAGAAGGGCGGCCAGGTGCGCACGAGCGCGAGCGCCGGCCACATTCCCGCCGTGACGCAATTCAGCTTCGTGCGGCACCAGCAGGGTGCGTTCTCGACCTCGTTGATCAAACTCGAGCCGCACACCGGGCGCAGCCATCAGCTCCGCGTGCAATGCGCGAAGCGCAATCTGCCGATCGTCGGCGACCAGACCTACGGCGACTTCGGCCTGAATCGCGCCTTCACGAAGGCCACGGGCGAGAAGCGCCTTTTTCTTCACTCCCTCGAAACGAGCTTCAGCTACGACTTCGCAGGGGCGACGCACCACTTCAAGGC